One genomic segment of Panicum virgatum strain AP13 chromosome 2N, P.virgatum_v5, whole genome shotgun sequence includes these proteins:
- the LOC120658513 gene encoding pentatricopeptide repeat-containing protein At5g02860-like yields the protein MAETLALPLPLRAPAPPPRPTIPNPIITHRQPHTPSSSPPRLFSPTSLLSTSRPNPASSSRKPRLGRPLDPSRGGTGGDDHPWHLPPSLTLPARRALVALLADPAEHASPRDILAALSETDLSAVLNALASRGGHPSVALAAVRAARDLHGDRALHHPRVLPAAVRVLARAGRLAEASALLDAALAPDASAYTALVSAFSRAGRFRDAVNVFRRMVDRGVRPALVTYNVVLHVYSKMTVPWKEVVALVDSMKEDGVAMDRYTYNTLISCCRRRGLYREAAQLFDEMRAAGFKPDKVTFNSLLDVYGKARRHEDAVEVLKEMENAGCPPSVVTYNSLISAYVKDGLLKEAMELKTEMELKGMKPDVVTYTTLISGLDRIGKIDVAVGTYNEMVRNGCSPNLCTYNALIKMHGVRGKFIEMMAIFDELKSAGYVPDVVTWNTLLAVFGQNGLDSEVSGVFKEMKKAGYIPETDTYVSLISSYSRCGLFDQAMEIYKRMMEAGIYPDISTYNAVLSALARGGRWEQAEMLFAEMEDRDCKPNELSYSSLLHAYANAKKLDKMKSLSEDIYAERIEPHNWLVKTLVLVNNKVNNLSETEKAFEELRRRRCSLDINVLNAMVSIYGKNRMVKKVEEVLSLMKENSINHSAATYNSLMHMYSCLGDCEKCETILTEIKSSGMHPDRYSYNTVIYAYGRKGQMKEASRLFSEMKCSGVKPDIVTYNIFIKSYVANAMFEEAIDLVRYMIAQGCRPNERTCNSILQGYCRHGRMVEAKSFLTNLPKLYPGISKQEKQKLLELLAKHSS from the coding sequence atggccgaAACGCTCGCCCTCCCGCTCCCCCTCcgcgcaccggcgccgccgccgcgccctactATCCCCAACCCCATCATCACCCACCGCCAGCCCCAcacaccctcctcctcccctcctcgccTCTTCTCCCCGACCTCCCTCCTCTCCACCTCCCGCCCCAACccagcctcctcctcccgcaagCCGCGTCTCGGCCGCCCACTCGACCCCTCCCGCGGTGGGACCGGCGGCGATGACCACCCGTGGCACCTGCCGCCGTCCCTCACCCTacccgcccgccgcgcgctcgTCGCACTCCTAGCCGACCCGGCGGAACACGCCTCCCCGCGCGACATCCTCGCCGCGCTCTCAGAGACCGATCTCTCCGCCGTCCTGAACGCGCTCGCCTCCCGCGGGGGGCACCCCAgcgtcgcgctcgccgcggtcCGTGCCGCGCGGGACCTCCACGGTGACCGCGCCCTCCACCACCCGCGcgtgctccccgccgccgtgcgcgtgctcgcgcgcgccggccgcctcgccgAGGCCTCCGCTCTCCTCGACGCCGCGCTGGCGCCCGACGCCAGCGCATACACGGCGCTCGTGTCCGCGTTCTCCCGTGCCGGCCGGTTCCGGGACGCGGTCAACGTGTTCCGGCGCATGGTGGATAGAGGCGTGCGACCGGCTCTCGTCACCTACAACGTCGTGCTTCATGTCTACTCCAAGATGACTGTCCCGTGGAAGGAGGTTGTGGCGCTCGTCGACTCCATGAAGGAGGACGGTGTTGCGATGGACAGGTATACTTACAACACGCTCATCAGCTGTTGCCGTCGTAGGGGGCTTTACAGGGAGGCTGCACAGTTGTTTGATGAGATGAGGGCTGCTGGGTTCAAACCTGACAAGGTCACGTTCAATTCCCTGCTCGATGTGTACGGTAAGGCGCGGAGGCATGAGGATGCAGTTGAGGTGCTCAAGGAGATGGAGAATGCAGGCTGTCCACCCAGTGTGGTGACATACAATTCACTCATCTCAGCATATGTGAAGGATGGGTTGTTGAAAGAGGCTATGGAGCTGAAAACGGAGATGGAGTTGAAGGGGATGAAACCTGATGTGGTTACATACACAACATTGATCTCTGGCCTTGACAGGATTGGCAAAATTGATGTAGCCGTTGGTACATACAATGAAATGGTGAGGAATGGGTGTAGCCCAAACTTGTGCACGTACAATGCATTGATCAAGATGCATGGGGTGAGGGGGAAGTTCATAGAGATGATGGCCATCTTTGACGAGCTCAAGTCTGCTGGGTATGTGCCGGATGTTGTCACGTGGAACACACTCTTGGCTGTGTTCGGGCAGAATGGTCTAGACTCTGAGGTTTCTGGGGTGTTCAAGGAGATGAAGAAAGCTGGATATATCCCTGAGACAGACACATATGTTTCACTGATTAGCTCGTATAGCCGATGCGGTTTGTTTGACCAAGCAATGGAAATATACAAGAGGATGATGGAAGCTGGTATTTATCCAGACATTTCGACCTATAATGCTGTTCTATCTGCATTGGCTCGGGGTGGTCGCTGGGAACAGGCAGAGATGTTGTTTGCTGAAATGGAGGATAGGGATTGTAAGCCAAATGAGCTAAGCTATTCTTCACTGCTTCATGCATATGCTAATGCAAAGAAGTTGGACAAAATGAAATCTCTGTCAGAAGATATATATGCAGAGAGGATTGAACCACACAACTGGCTAGTAAAAACATTGGTCTTGGTCAACAACAAAGTTAATAATTTATCTGAGACAGAAAAGGCATTCGAGGAACTAAGGAGGAGGCGTTGCTCCCTGGATATTAATGTTCTTAATGCTATGGTATCCATATATGGGAAAAATAGGATGGTcaagaaggtggaggaggtccttTCTCTCATGAAGGAGAATTCTATCAACCACAGTGCTGCAACCTATAATAGCCTGATGCATATGTATTCCTGTTTAGGTGATTGTGAAAAGTGTGAAACAATCCTCACTGAGATCAAGTCAAGTGGCATGCACCCTGATCGATACTCGTATAACACTGTGATATATGCATATGGAAGAAAAGGACAGATGAAAGAAGCCTCTAGGTTGTTCTCTGAGATGAAATGTTCAGGTGTGAAACCAGATATTGTAACATACAATATTTTCATCAAGAGCTATGTCGCCAACGCAATGTTTGAAGAAGCTATTGATTTAGTACGCTATATGATTGCCCAAGGTTGCAGGCCCAATGAGAGAACTTGCAACTCAATATTGCAGGGCTATTGTAGACATGGAAGGATGGTAGAGGCCAAATCATTCCTTACCAACCTCCCTAAACTTTATCCTGGAATATCTAAACAAGAAAAACAGAAACTGTTAGAACTGTTGGCAAAACACAGTTCGTAA